A genomic window from Candidatus Endomicrobium procryptotermitis includes:
- a CDS encoding M23 family metallopeptidase, giving the protein MISWTSLTLWSGYLVSQHIDYIKTKADKKIMQMRLLFFANQLEKTKNLIERVQNNDDKIRSLLSLNSKKSIIEEDIPQNLGEGGPSAAQANALSVILSGRINQIDYKFLTEQTYKINQQYNYIQSSYSEIMSHINYQKSLFMAIPRGWPAEGKISSPFGFRFNPFFKTKDFHSGIDIANEKNTPVCVTANGKVIFAGWQSGYGYITVIDHGYNYRTAYAHNAKLLVKSGQYVRRGDVIAKMGSTGSATGSHVHYEVHYKGKPVNPVSYLSDYFYTQSERNRYDEKKLKKFA; this is encoded by the coding sequence ATGATATCATGGACATCTCTTACGCTTTGGTCGGGATATCTTGTCAGTCAGCATATAGATTACATCAAAACAAAGGCCGACAAAAAAATCATGCAGATGAGGCTTTTGTTTTTTGCCAATCAGCTTGAAAAAACAAAAAACCTTATTGAAAGAGTTCAAAATAATGATGACAAAATTCGTTCGCTTCTTTCTCTAAATTCTAAAAAGTCAATTATAGAAGAAGATATACCGCAGAATCTTGGAGAGGGCGGGCCGTCAGCGGCGCAGGCAAATGCTTTGTCGGTGATTCTTTCTGGCAGGATAAATCAAATAGATTACAAATTTCTTACGGAGCAAACTTATAAGATAAATCAACAATACAATTATATTCAAAGCAGCTATAGCGAAATAATGTCTCATATAAATTATCAAAAGTCGCTGTTTATGGCTATCCCTAGGGGATGGCCAGCTGAAGGTAAAATTTCTTCCCCTTTTGGTTTCAGATTCAATCCTTTTTTTAAAACAAAAGATTTCCATTCCGGGATTGATATAGCGAATGAAAAAAACACTCCTGTATGTGTTACAGCAAATGGCAAAGTTATTTTTGCAGGCTGGCAGTCTGGTTATGGATATATAACCGTTATTGATCACGGATACAATTATAGAACGGCTTATGCTCATAATGCTAAGCTGTTAGTTAAATCCGGACAATATGTGCGCAGGGGCGATGTTATTGCAAAAATGGGAAGCACGGGGTCGGCAACAGGGTCTCATGTACATTATGAAGTGCATTATAAAGGAAAGCCGGTAAATCCAGTCTCATATTTATCAGACTATTTTTATACTCAATCGGAAAGGAACAGGTATGACGAAAAAAAACTCAAAAAGTTTGCTTGA